The genomic segment TTATTTGGTTAAAACGTGGATGATATTAttgaaaagaacaaattttGGCTATAGTGAGAGCTATGAAATGGTATTTTATTtgagaacaaatgaaaatattgaagCAGATGGAAAACTAAGTAATTCATCACAGGGTCTTTGAGATGGATTCATCAGATTTGTTTGAACGGAAAGATCTGATAATGATATAACTTAATTTAGCATCAAACCAATAATACAAAAGAACATAAACAAGAGCAagacacaaaatatgaaaatctgcATTATTTATGAAAGACTGGGGATATGtttattctagaaaaaaataatcagaatttaataattatttttatgatgattATTAGTTTGTGGATTATATTTGCatgcagctttgtttttctatggatttttttttatttagaaagtattaaaaaaagtaaatatttacataaaatgtaacTTAATATAGCCAATATTTTACTGCCATTTATTTACAGGAgagatcaaataaaacatggaattcactgcaaacaaagaaaaacctaGGAGAAGACTACATGTGAATTAATGGTCAGTTTTACAGTAACTACATTTGCAATAAGAGTCTCAATGAGGAGCACAACTGTCTTATAAAACTGACAAATTTGGATTTGGAAAATTTACTTTGGAAAGCAGATTTTACATGGCTATAAGTGACAATCCTTTTCATAATCTacatgaaaatacttttttgtaaaaagaaacaaacaaacaaaaaaaacaagaacttaaaaaaaattggggaaaatgtaaaagtacaaaaaaggTCTCacttcaaagtatttaaaacaaatccttACCTGTGACAATCAGCTTGGTTCCCGGTCCGAATACCACAGTGATTCAGTTTGTATACATCGTCGTACAAAAACCTCCTCATTGTTTCTGATGACGGAGTGGAAGTGAAACATCCTGCTGTGAGCAACTTTCACTGAAAACATCTCAGTCTCTTCATCATTCTGCTTTTATTAGAAAACACTAACTCACATTGGTCTCTGTGGACATGTTTAAACAGTGGAAGTATGGTTTATAGTAACAAATGTGTGTTGTGAACTGTTTAATGTTCAGATATTTGATCAGTTTGggtgtttgggtttttgtcaCACTGTGAATCATTGTGATacagcttcagctgcagagtcaTCAAATGTCTGACAGAAATACAGAGCAGAGTCTCCTGCTTCTGTCTGCTTAATAATGAACTGATAATCAATGTTTGATGATGATTTAGCGTTGAATCGGTCTGAAGAGAATCCTGTTTCAAAGTCAAGTGAACTGTCACTGTGATGAAAACGGAGAACATACTGAGGAACTCCACTGGGAACTTGTTTGTACCATCTGACATAATTTCCATCATATCTCTGAATGTTGCAGTTTAGAACAACTTGTTGTCCTGCTGAGACTGTGACAACAGGATCCTGGGTCAATGTTATCGCTGCATCAACACCTGACAACACATGGAGAAAAACAGTTGAATCAAAAGGTTTGAATGTATCATCTGAAATAGTCTGAGAAGAATCTCACATGTTAGAGCAATGATGAGACTGCAGACGATCCCCAGCATGTTGTCAGATTGTGATGTAAATCTTATTTTCTGTGTAGCTGAAAGGTGAGCAGGTTGGactgaaaggaggagagaaacagaGGCTTATAAAGACCCTGAGGAtaagagaagaggaggaggagattcaTGAATCAAATATTTAGACTTATTGTATATCCTGAAAATCCCATTTGTTTTCTGAACAGCttgtttagttatttaaagAGTGTATTTTATTAGTGTTTACTGGTAAACTGATTTGAATTGATAATTGAATATGAATTATTGTTTGTCATTGTTCTGGCCCTTTACTAGTCAAGTTATTTTTCTACCTTCAAATGGAAACTGAACagaagtgaaataaactgatGGTGAACTGCTggtacctttttcttttcttttttctccccaattcccttttgacttttttccagaTTGTACTGGGAGGACATAACTGGACCCTCAAAAATGCAGAGGACCACAAGAAACGTTGAACACAAATGAAACCACTAAGAACTCTGACATGAAGTGTTGAGCAGACTTTTCAAACTTACATCTGGAAGTCCACATAAAATTCCATGaacatgtattattttatatatatcatAAAGAAACTAAACTGCTTAAAGCAAATTTGACCTAAAAAGATTTGCAGCAGCAAAATTgtaatacattttcttcatgtCACCTTACTATCTGGTATGACtggttatttatgttttatatttaaaaggcAACCATTAAACAAGGGAGTtcacaattttaacaaatatataataaagacagaaactgttaaaatatggaTTGGATGACTTTATTATTCTTCACTCCAGCAGTTCACCATTTGTCAAAAAGCAGAAGTGTTTGTGTTGAGGTTTTTGTCATGGTATAAATCACTGTGTACATGCTCATTCACAGAGTTATCCCATGTATTGCAGTAATAAACTGCAGAGTCTTGCTCTTCTACATTGTTGATGATTAAACGATAATCTGTTGTGGACTGATGAGTTGATGTGAACCTTGGAGATGAAAACCCAGAACCATAGCGTGGTGCACTATCGCTACGATAGAAATACAGCACCCACTGAGGAGCTCCACCTGGAATCTGTTTGTACCAACGAGCAGCACTGTTACTAACGCTCCCCAGGTTACAGTCCATGGTGGCTGTCTCTCCTTTCCTCACTGTCAGAACTGGAGGTTTCTGTGTCACAACCGTCACACCGCTCACACCTGCAAACAACAAGATGACATGAAGTTAAGAGAAACCCAAAGATTGATTAATCCAGCATTAAGTCCAATCAGCAGTAAGTCATCCTCCTTACATGTTAGAGCAATGAAGAGAGTGAAGAATATCCCCAGCATGGTCTCAGTGTGTGATTCAAAGATGTAAAATGATCTTTCTGCTGACAGATGAGTTTAGTGGATGAGGAGAGGAGATGTTGGAGGAAACATTTAATACATGAGTGAAAATAAGAGGGACtagcaggaggaggagcatTACTTTTGCATGTAGTGATCTTGACTTATTGTATAACTCTAAAGATAAATAGTTTATTGTTAGAACTTAACTACTTAAACTATTAAACTAGTCTTtggtcaaaaagaaaaattcatgagttagattttatcatttatttaaaaaaatattgtt from the Gambusia affinis linkage group LG19, SWU_Gaff_1.0, whole genome shotgun sequence genome contains:
- the LOC122821878 gene encoding immunoglobulin lambda-1 light chain-like isoform X1 translates to MLGIVCSLIIALTCVDAAITLTQDPVVTVSAGQQVVLNCNIQRYDGNYVRWYKQVPSGVPQYVLRFHHSDSSLDFETGFSSDRFNAKSSSNIDYQFIIKQTEAGDSALYFCQTFDDSAAEAVFGPGTKLIVTGSTLPPPVLTVFPPSKAELQSSKATLLCLSTQSGPFADVNWLVDGSPVSSGISTSTAVQKPDQTFHISSSLSIQTSDWNGNKVYVCKVSLGSQTAEKTINKSECPAEE
- the LOC122821878 gene encoding immunoglobulin lambda-1 light chain-like isoform X2; translation: MLGIFFTLFIALTCVSGVTVVTQKPPVLTVRKGETATMDCNLGSVSNSAARWYKQIPGGAPQWVLYFYRSDSAPRYGSGFSSPRFTSTHQSTTDYRLIINNVEEQDSAVYYCNTWDNSVNEHVFGPGTKLIVTGSTLPPPVLTVFPPSKAELQSSKATLLCLSTQSGPFADVNWLVDGSPVSSGISTSTAVQKPDQTFHISSSLSIQTSDWNGNKVYVCKVSLGSQTAEKTINKSECPAEE